From a single Plutella xylostella chromosome 5, ilPluXylo3.1, whole genome shotgun sequence genomic region:
- the LOC125491393 gene encoding craniofacial development protein 2-like — protein MREDSRVNQVAQYMDEYGLDILGISEARKKEFGEDRVGDLTLLYSGNDHKHEAGVAFLLSKRAKQSLLDWKPVSDRIITARFDSRIRKISVIQCYAPTNQADLEKKEAFYNQLTATLRSVKKQDIVICIGDYNAQLGSDNQGIESWLGKHAIGQRTENGNMLIDFCCQNDFVIGGSIFPHKNCHKVTWVSPDRKTENQIDHVMIRRKWRHSLQDVRNKRGADVNSDHHLVVAKIHLKIARVQTRAKAPSKRYVITKLQDADNRRSFSVELHNRYHQLNVEDSTLETHWEHVKDTLQNCCQELMGYREQSKKEWMSRETWNKIAVRKSIKASLNAETDYHVKESLAYEYFLCESDIKRSLKKDKRSWADGISRRAQAAASTGNMKELYRAAKQLCSRPIVTKPIRGRDGHLLVTVKDQLSRWYEHFSGVFKAPDSSVESEAEESQALLNIDTRPPTKIEIARAM, from the coding sequence ATGCGAGAAGACAGCCGAGTTAACCAAGTTGCACAATACATGGACGAATATGGGCTAGACATATTGGGTATATCGGAAGCGAGAAAAAAGGAGTTTGGGGAGGACCGAGTGGGAGATCTGACACTGCTGTACTCCGGGAATGACCACAAGCACGAAGCAGGAGTAGCCTTCCTACTGAGCAAAAGAGCCAAACAAAGCCTCCTGGATTGGAAACCTGTATCCGATCGCATCATAACTGCAAGGTTCGACTCAAGAATAAGGAAAATCAGCGTGATCCAGTGCTATGCACCAACTAATCAGGCGGACTTGGAGAAGAAGGAAGCATTCTACAACCAGCTTACAGCAACATTACGTTCTGTCAAGAAACAAGACATAGTGATATGTATTGGTGACTACAACGCGCAACTCGGGAGCGATAACCAAGGTATAGAATCTTGGCTAGGCAAACATGCCATTGGTCAAAGAACTGAAAATGGAAACATGCTGATTGACTTCTGCTGTCAAAACGACTTCGTCATTGGTGGGTCTATATTCCCACATAAAAACTGCCACAAGGTCACCTGGGTCTCTCCGGACCGCAAAACAGAGAACCAAATTGACCATGTCATGATCAGACGAAAGTGGAGGCACTCACTACAAGACGTAAGGAACAAAAGAGGAGCAGATGTCAACAGTGATCATCACCTAGTAGTCGCGAAAATCCACCTCAAAATAGCAAGGGTCCAAACAAGAGCAAAAGCCCCCTCGAAACGCTATGTCATCACAAAGCTACAGGATGCCGATAACAGGAGATCATTCAGTGTCGAATTACACAACAGGTACCATCAGCTCAATGTGGAGGACTCCACGCTAGAAACTCACTGGGAACACGTCAAGGACACACTTCAGAATTGCTGCCAGGAATTGATGGGCTACAGGGAACAGTCCAAAAAAGAGTGGATGTCAAGGGAGACTTGGAACAAGATAGCTGTAAGAAAGTCCATCAAGGCTAGTCTAAATGCCGAAACTGACTATCATGTGAAAGAGTCCCTGGCATACGAATATTTCCTGTGTGAAAGCGATATCAAACGCAGTCTGAAGAAAGACAAGCGCTCCTGGGCCGATGGCATATCACGAAGAGCACAAGCCGCTGCGTCAACAGGGAAcatgaaagaactgtatagAGCCGCGAAACAGTTATGCAGTAGACCTATAGTCACAAAACCCATTAGAGGCAGAGACGGACATCTCCTAGTCACAGTTAAGGACCAGCTATCCAGATGGTACGAGCACTTCTCCGGAGTCTTCAAAGCTCCAGACTCATCTGTTGAAAGCGAGGCAGAGGAATCTCAGGCACTACTCAACATTGACACAAGGCCACCTACGAAGATTGAAATAGCAAGAGCGATGTGA